A genomic stretch from Tissierellales bacterium includes:
- the raiA gene encoding ribosome-associated translation inhibitor RaiA: protein MKLVISGKNIDITQGIRNMTEKKFDKLEKYFFKDVEVKVTMNVEKERHIVEVTIPFAGTILRAEETTESLYDSIDDVVEVLERQVIKHKTKLQKRKHTGETIRFDNVPSFKEEEDTEPRIVKMKSFPMKPMSPEEAVLQMELLRHDFYVFSNADTDAVNVVYKRKDGNYGLIERDY from the coding sequence ATGAAACTAGTAATCAGCGGAAAGAATATTGACATCACTCAAGGGATTCGTAATATGACGGAGAAAAAATTTGACAAGTTGGAAAAATATTTTTTCAAAGATGTCGAAGTGAAGGTTACGATGAATGTTGAGAAAGAGAGACATATAGTTGAGGTGACAATTCCATTCGCGGGGACGATTTTGAGAGCTGAGGAGACGACAGAGAGTCTTTACGATTCAATCGACGATGTGGTTGAAGTATTAGAGAGACAGGTCATCAAGCATAAAACGAAATTGCAGAAGAGAAAGCATACAGGTGAGACTATTCGTTTTGACAATGTTCCAAGTTTTAAAGAGGAGGAGGATACGGAGCCTAGAATCGTTAAGATGAAGAGCTTTCCAATGAAACCAATGTCGCCAGAAGAGGCGGTTTTGCAGATGGAACTTTTGAGACATGATTTCTACGTATTTTCAAATGCAGACACAGATGCGGTAAACGTAGTCTATAAGAGAAAAGACGGAAATTATGGGTTAATAGAGAGAGACTACTAA
- a CDS encoding class I mannose-6-phosphate isomerase codes for MEPLKFENIYVEKVWGGRTLNGFKNDLPDGQIGESWEISCHDHATSIVANGVYKGRSLSDVISIEKKNLIGTAIDGERFPLLMKFLDAKNELSIQVHPNDDYALKNENDLGKTEAWVVLEAGENANMVLGTKNATPEEFRQAVENNNLEPLLNRVSVEKGDVYFIKSGLIHTMEDVLVAEIQQNSDTTYRVYDFGRGRELHIDKALDVMDMSLKGSKSKGLSFENNHFKKTYYCFDSNFSLERYDVFDEICEQSDEERFFIFTCIDGIGTLNYSSGSMSLEKGESLLIPATLGEYSFKGTLSLLKSYVPDTDKLRKEILDMVDKTI; via the coding sequence GTGGAACCATTAAAATTTGAAAATATTTATGTTGAAAAAGTCTGGGGTGGAAGAACCCTAAATGGTTTTAAAAATGATTTACCAGATGGGCAAATCGGAGAAAGTTGGGAAATTAGCTGCCATGATCATGCTACTAGCATTGTTGCTAACGGCGTTTATAAAGGGCGTAGCTTAAGCGATGTCATATCTATAGAGAAAAAGAACCTTATAGGAACAGCTATAGACGGTGAGCGCTTCCCTCTCTTGATGAAATTTTTGGATGCAAAAAATGAACTTTCTATTCAAGTTCATCCAAATGATGATTATGCTCTAAAAAATGAAAATGATCTAGGCAAGACGGAAGCTTGGGTTGTTTTAGAAGCTGGTGAAAATGCAAATATGGTATTAGGAACAAAAAATGCAACGCCAGAGGAATTTAGACAAGCAGTCGAAAATAACAATTTAGAACCGCTTTTAAACAGAGTCTCGGTAGAAAAAGGCGATGTATATTTTATAAAAAGTGGGCTAATCCACACTATGGAGGATGTTTTAGTTGCTGAAATACAACAAAATAGCGACACAACATATAGAGTATATGATTTTGGTAGAGGAAGAGAACTTCATATAGACAAAGCTCTAGATGTAATGGATATGTCGCTAAAAGGTTCTAAAAGCAAAGGCTTGTCATTTGAAAATAATCATTTCAAGAAGACATATTATTGCTTTGATTCAAACTTTTCCCTTGAACGATATGACGTTTTTGATGAAATTTGCGAACAAAGTGATGAAGAAAGATTCTTCATATTTACCTGCATAGATGGCATAGGCACATTAAATTACAGTTCTGGCTCAATGAGTTTAGAAAAAGGTGAGAGTTTATTGATACCTGCTACGTTAGGAGAATATTCTTTTAAAGGAACTTTGTCATTATTGAAATCCTATGTTCCCGATACAGATAAACTTAGAAAAGAAATCTTGGATATGGTTGATAAAACTATATAA
- the fliS gene encoding flagellar export chaperone FliS — protein sequence MAINKGYQRYKQNSVLTASPEELTLMLYDGCLKFMRQAKLFIDENNIEKAHNAIIKAENIIDELNLTLKMEYPVSKALRPLYTFILEKLYEANMTKDASIIDEVYPMVEDLRNTWKEAMRRAKIERKTGKKILGSEQSMTAPIQEIVK from the coding sequence ATGGCTATTAATAAAGGATATCAAAGATATAAACAAAATTCAGTTTTGACAGCATCTCCAGAGGAGCTTACGCTAATGCTTTATGACGGATGCTTGAAATTCATGAGACAGGCTAAACTTTTTATAGATGAAAATAATATTGAGAAGGCTCATAACGCGATAATAAAAGCTGAAAATATTATTGATGAACTTAATTTGACGCTTAAGATGGAGTACCCAGTATCTAAAGCATTGAGACCACTTTATACTTTTATTTTAGAAAAGCTTTATGAAGCGAATATGACTAAAGATGCAAGTATAATAGATGAAGTATATCCTATGGTTGAAGATCTTAGAAATACATGGAAAGAGGCTATGAGAAGAGCTAAAATTGAAAGAAAAACTGGAAAAAAGATTCTTGGAAGTGAACAATCTATGACTGCACCGATTCAAGAAATTGTAAAATAA
- a CDS encoding YjfB family protein produces the protein MDVLSIAKFSMASSQATLKTSASIAVMKKALDQSKVMATQNQQMIDAQTKAIQRSVQSHLGGKIDTKA, from the coding sequence ATGGATGTGCTTAGTATAGCTAAATTTTCAATGGCGAGTAGTCAAGCTACTCTAAAAACGTCAGCAAGTATTGCAGTAATGAAAAAAGCCCTTGATCAATCCAAGGTTATGGCTACGCAGAATCAGCAGATGATTGATGCACAAACTAAAGCAATACAAAGAAGTGTGCAGTCACATCTAGGTGGAAAAATAGATACGAAGGCGTAA